DNA from Deltaproteobacteria bacterium RBG_16_64_85:
CGAAAGCTGGGGGACCGCCTCGTCGTGAAGCCGTCGTGGGAGGCGTACGCCGCCGCCCCGGGCGAAGTCGTGCTGACGATCGATCCCGGCCAGGCATTCGGAACCGGGACCCACGAGACCACCCGGATGTGCCTGCAGCTGCTGGAAGAGGTCTACGACGCCTCTCCGGGGCCCCGGAGAGTGCTGGACATCGGAACGGGGACCGGGATCCTAGGAATCGCCGCGATCCGGCTGGGAGCGGACTACGCGTTGGGAATCGACACCGACCCCAAAGCGGCCGAAACGGCCGAGGAAAACGCAAGGACGAACGGCGTGGCGGAACGGTTCGCGTCCACCTTCATGCCGCTATCCTCGATCGAGGAGAGCTACGAGCTCGTCGTGGCCAACATCCTCGCCGAGATCCTCATCGACCTGAAAAAGGAGATCGTCTCCCGCTGCGCGCCGGGAGGGTTCCTGATCCTGTCGGGAATCCTGGCGGAAAAGAATGGTTGGGTGGAGGAGGAATTCCGGGAGGAAGGGATGCAACCGGTGAAGCGGAAAACCGACGGCCAGTGGGCCGCGGTGTTGCTGCGGCGGGAGGCGCACTGACCGTCCCGTGCCCACCTTCTTCGTCGACCGCAGGAACATCTCCGGCGACACGGCCGTTCTTTCGGGAACCGAGGCCGGGCACATGCTGCGGTCCCTTCGACTGAGGACCGGGGACTCCTTTTATGCCTTCGACGAGCAGGGAACCCGCTACCGGATGCGAATCCTGGAAGCGACCTCGCGCTCCCTCCGCGCCGAAGTACTGGAGTCCTTGCCGGCCGAGCCCCCGCCCGAAGTGACGGTCACCCTCATGGTCGGGCTTCCCAAGGCGGACAAGATGGACTTCATCCTGCAGAAGGCGACCGAGCTCGGAAGCTCTCGCGTGATTCCCTTCCGGTCGTCCCGCACCATCCCCCGGCTCGACCCCCAGGATGCGAGGAAACGCCTCCTGCGGTGGGAGCGGATCGTACTCGCCGCCGCGAAACAGTGCGGCTCCGGCTGCATTCCCGAGGTTTCCCCCCTGCTCTCCTACGCGGATGCGCTGCGGGCCGGCGCCGCGTCGGAAGGGAAGCTCATTTTCTACGAAGGGGAAGGCCGGTTCGGATTGAAGAAGGTCCTTTCCGGGCTGGGTCGGGCGAAGAGCGTTGCCCTGCTGGTCGGCCCCGAGGGGGGATTCTCGGAGGACGAGGTGAAGGAGGCGGAAGGGGCCGGTTT
Protein-coding regions in this window:
- a CDS encoding ribosomal protein L11 methyltransferase, whose protein sequence is MTRWKSFTVETRREAVDALTHFFLMHGSLGMAYDERLFSPDGDPIDPLPPPEEVTKLTAYFPWEADLHDLKKAFLEFLPVLAESFGPDAGAFLSATEITDYGWAENWKEHFKPRKLGDRLVVKPSWEAYAAAPGEVVLTIDPGQAFGTGTHETTRMCLQLLEEVYDASPGPRRVLDIGTGTGILGIAAIRLGADYALGIDTDPKAAETAEENARTNGVAERFASTFMPLSSIEESYELVVANILAEILIDLKKEIVSRCAPGGFLILSGILAEKNGWVEEEFREEGMQPVKRKTDGQWAAVLLRREAH